One genomic window of Candidatus Pseudobacter hemicellulosilyticus includes the following:
- a CDS encoding SusC/RagA family TonB-linked outer membrane protein, with protein sequence MKLLFPLLTVCFLNVSANGFSQKISFSGKNVPMKNFFSVIEDQTGYVVIYPSAVLAKARPVTIEVKNLPIKDFLDKLFQGQPIRYTIEGSSILLSYKPLAAQPAEQPEFPFLELPAPPVPITGIISDSLGNPLQGATIYLYRFKGTDEKGRNFSTTSNANGGFSLNVEEGDVLVFSYVGMASETITISKAMINRGKVSVTLRSDGSKLKDVEVTVNTGYQRIRPEQSTGAVSTITTKQYESRISTDFLSGLTNRLPGLMINNDISFNSNANGVQSSNNLFNIRGISTMTGNQSPLIVVDGYPTELTLDMINPNEIESVTILKDAAASTVYGVRASNGVIVIARKRASAGKARFSFRSTTGFTPKEDYSRYRWADDASALKIAYDRDRYKNSVNNATWAALNRTSTGSAWVPAYYVMAQEAANVITPYQAASKFNELSSYDNTDDYSNLFLRTALTQTYNLDMSGGTAGALYYITANYTGNRANQINNNNGRFQLTGRSTLRLSDRLSLDLTTDLQEQQSKAAPVPDINTIYPYEQLQDVNGSPLPIYSGSGINPFYNEIIQSKGLLDQLYYPLVDAEEVSDKNRISNNRVTANFTYNMGQGFNLQFGGIYEHSKTERKHYASERSSEARQYVNSYTDQDGTGSLVYNVPLGGFLQQQNFSTSGYTLRAQLNYNKVFGDHSLNGIIGGEIRNMIDQGSSAAYFGYNDETLLHQPVNHATLATDFQSPFLPGGSAIAYSSLFRQQYAENRYLSGYSNIVYSFRNTYSFTGSIRIDQSNLFGTNPKYKYKPLWSVGAAWNIHKENFMADLDWVKQLKMRVAYGFNGNVAKMSLPQVIAQSITNAYTSPLSTALSRYAFANSSLRWEQTQNFNAGIDFGIFKGINGSIDFYNKRSTDLLASAEIDPTIGPGPTWLNTASINNRGLEISLHADWISRNRFNWNTGFILGRNKGKVLKVYQNLNFYPGNLNGAGYLEGYPIGALFAYRWAGLNEIGYPQVMDEKGQVYSTEISNEINDIMTTPDYGVIRHMGTSLPVMNAGLSNRIDIGNFYVFCMINYYGGFKVFKPRPDPRRVRPLEGSGNYWKQAGDEKLTSVMSLAAFSGTYAGYAYNYADVDVVNGDYLTLGDLTVSYNLANTPMIRKAGFSVFELKLQASNIYTIGLNKFDYSMATRSYAKSYLTPTYTIALFTSF encoded by the coding sequence ATGAAATTGCTATTTCCATTATTGACAGTTTGTTTCCTGAACGTATCGGCTAACGGGTTTTCCCAGAAGATCAGCTTCTCCGGGAAGAATGTCCCCATGAAGAATTTCTTCTCTGTGATTGAGGACCAGACCGGCTATGTGGTGATCTACCCTTCCGCCGTCCTGGCCAAGGCCAGACCTGTGACCATTGAGGTAAAGAACCTACCCATAAAAGACTTCCTGGATAAGCTGTTCCAGGGACAGCCTATCCGATATACCATCGAAGGCAGCAGCATACTGCTGTCCTACAAACCGCTTGCAGCTCAACCGGCTGAACAGCCTGAATTCCCCTTCCTGGAATTACCGGCGCCGCCTGTTCCTATTACCGGTATCATTTCAGATTCCCTGGGTAATCCTTTACAGGGAGCTACCATTTACCTGTACAGGTTTAAAGGGACTGATGAAAAAGGCAGGAATTTCAGCACTACCAGCAACGCCAATGGCGGCTTCTCCCTCAACGTGGAAGAAGGGGATGTCCTGGTCTTCTCCTATGTGGGTATGGCCAGTGAAACCATTACTATCAGCAAAGCTATGATCAACAGGGGTAAGGTATCGGTGACCCTGAGATCGGATGGTTCAAAGCTGAAGGACGTAGAGGTCACAGTCAATACCGGCTACCAGCGCATCCGCCCGGAGCAAAGCACCGGCGCGGTTTCTACCATTACCACCAAACAATATGAATCCCGTATCAGTACGGATTTCCTGTCGGGCCTTACCAACCGGTTGCCCGGTCTGATGATCAATAATGATATTTCTTTCAATAGCAACGCCAATGGCGTGCAGTCCAGCAATAACCTCTTTAATATCCGCGGTATCTCTACCATGACGGGCAACCAGTCGCCCCTGATCGTTGTAGATGGCTATCCCACGGAGTTGACCCTGGACATGATCAACCCCAACGAAATTGAATCCGTCACTATCCTGAAAGATGCCGCCGCCTCTACCGTCTATGGCGTACGGGCTTCCAACGGCGTTATTGTCATTGCCCGCAAGCGGGCCAGCGCCGGCAAGGCAAGGTTCAGCTTCCGCAGCACTACCGGCTTTACGCCCAAAGAAGACTATTCTCGCTATCGCTGGGCCGATGACGCTTCCGCATTGAAAATAGCTTATGACCGGGACAGGTACAAGAACAGTGTGAACAACGCTACCTGGGCCGCCTTGAACAGGACCTCCACTGGTTCTGCCTGGGTCCCCGCCTACTATGTGATGGCGCAGGAAGCCGCCAATGTGATCACCCCCTACCAGGCGGCCAGCAAATTCAATGAGCTCAGCAGCTACGATAATACCGATGATTACAGCAACCTGTTCCTGCGGACCGCCCTTACCCAGACCTATAACCTGGACATGTCCGGCGGCACAGCTGGCGCCCTGTATTACATCACGGCCAACTATACCGGGAACAGAGCCAACCAGATCAATAATAACAATGGCCGCTTCCAGCTCACCGGCCGCTCTACGCTTCGTTTATCAGATCGGCTGTCGCTGGACCTGACCACCGACCTCCAGGAGCAGCAGTCAAAAGCCGCCCCCGTGCCGGATATCAATACCATTTACCCGTATGAGCAGCTGCAAGATGTGAATGGTTCGCCCCTGCCCATTTATTCTGGCTCCGGCATCAATCCTTTTTACAATGAGATCATCCAGTCCAAAGGATTGCTGGACCAGCTGTATTACCCGCTGGTAGATGCGGAAGAGGTCTCCGACAAGAACCGCATCAGCAATAACCGGGTAACCGCCAACTTCACCTACAATATGGGTCAGGGTTTCAACCTGCAGTTTGGCGGTATCTATGAGCATTCCAAAACGGAAAGAAAACATTATGCTTCCGAGCGGTCCTCAGAAGCCCGGCAGTATGTAAACTCCTATACAGACCAGGACGGGACAGGCAGCCTGGTCTACAATGTCCCGCTGGGCGGCTTCCTGCAGCAGCAAAATTTTTCCACCAGCGGTTATACCCTGCGCGCACAACTCAATTACAACAAGGTATTCGGTGATCATTCACTGAATGGTATAATAGGTGGTGAGATACGCAATATGATTGACCAGGGTTCTTCAGCCGCCTATTTTGGGTACAATGATGAAACCCTGCTGCATCAGCCGGTCAACCACGCCACGCTTGCCACTGACTTTCAAAGTCCTTTCCTGCCCGGTGGCAGCGCCATTGCCTACAGCAGCCTGTTCAGGCAGCAGTATGCTGAAAACCGGTACCTGTCCGGCTATTCCAATATCGTGTACTCCTTCCGGAATACCTATTCCTTCACGGGCAGTATCCGTATTGACCAGTCGAACCTGTTTGGCACCAATCCCAAATACAAGTACAAGCCTTTATGGTCTGTAGGCGCTGCATGGAATATCCACAAAGAGAATTTCATGGCAGACCTGGACTGGGTAAAACAGCTGAAAATGCGTGTGGCTTATGGCTTTAATGGTAACGTAGCTAAGATGTCCCTGCCGCAGGTGATTGCCCAAAGCATCACCAACGCCTATACTTCACCCTTGTCCACCGCCCTCTCCCGGTATGCCTTCGCCAACAGCAGCCTGCGCTGGGAGCAAACGCAGAACTTCAACGCAGGTATTGACTTTGGCATCTTCAAGGGCATTAACGGCAGCATCGACTTCTACAATAAAAGGAGTACGGACCTGCTGGCCAGTGCTGAGATTGATCCCACTATCGGACCTGGTCCTACCTGGCTCAACACCGCTTCTATCAACAACAGGGGCCTGGAGATCAGCCTGCATGCAGACTGGATCAGCAGGAACCGTTTTAACTGGAACACCGGCTTTATCCTGGGCCGCAATAAAGGCAAAGTGCTGAAAGTATACCAAAACCTGAATTTCTACCCGGGCAACCTGAATGGCGCCGGCTACCTGGAAGGCTATCCTATCGGCGCCCTCTTCGCCTACCGCTGGGCCGGCCTCAACGAGATCGGCTACCCGCAGGTGATGGACGAAAAAGGCCAGGTATATTCTACCGAGATCTCCAATGAGATCAACGATATCATGACCACCCCCGACTATGGTGTGATCCGCCATATGGGCACTTCACTGCCTGTTATGAACGCCGGTCTGAGCAACCGCATTGACATTGGTAATTTCTATGTGTTCTGTATGATCAATTACTATGGCGGCTTCAAAGTATTCAAGCCCCGCCCAGACCCCAGGCGCGTACGGCCGCTGGAAGGATCGGGCAATTACTGGAAACAGGCAGGCGATGAAAAACTGACCAGCGTGATGAGCCTGGCAGCATTCAGCGGCACCTATGCCGGTTATGCGTATAACTATGCGGATGTGGATGTAGTGAATGGCGATTACCTGACACTGGGAGACCTGACCGTATCCTATAACCTGGCCAATACACCCATGATCAGGAAGGCTGGTTTCTCCGTGTTTGAGCTCAAGCTGCAGGCTTCCAATATCTATACCATCGGGCTGAACAAGTTCGATTACAGTATGGCTACCCGCAGCTATGCCAAATCCTACCTGACGCCGACTTATACCATCGCCCTGTTCACCAGCTTCTAA
- a CDS encoding FecR domain-containing protein, protein MSFSESTIAHLALKQLSGSLSAEEQAQLEAWQAASPQHRALFNRLLNMQELKNDLQTWIQVQEKAQAMEAPVPEDPVATLRTAHRVHFMRRWGWAAAVLLLAGAGTMTWFLTADRTSTATNTGSSHKTTPADILPGTSKALLTLADGTVITLDSAANGAIAQQGSASIVKLANGELRYDTKGQASGGVMINTLSTPPGGQYHLVLPDGSRIWLNAASSVSYPASFTGKDRTIRITGEAYLEVALNKASPFFVDVNGKTSVQVLGTSFNINSYEEEGTIRTTLLEGSVRVIPAATTTAPGAGGNGTALLLKPGQQAQVARQTLAVSIADNVDVNQTIAWKNGLFNFNHADLSTMMRELSRWYNIKVLYEGVLPATSIEGKLKRDVKLSVVLQWLSDMGIKSRLDDRTLTLSAG, encoded by the coding sequence ATGTCGTTTTCCGAATCAACTATTGCTCATTTAGCCCTTAAACAGCTCAGCGGCTCGCTCAGTGCCGAAGAGCAGGCCCAGCTGGAAGCCTGGCAGGCTGCCTCACCGCAGCATCGCGCCCTATTCAACCGGCTGCTGAATATGCAGGAGCTGAAAAACGACCTGCAGACCTGGATCCAGGTGCAGGAGAAGGCCCAGGCCATGGAAGCGCCTGTACCGGAAGATCCCGTTGCTACCCTGCGTACCGCACACCGGGTGCATTTTATGCGCAGGTGGGGTTGGGCCGCGGCAGTGCTGCTCCTGGCAGGAGCGGGAACAATGACCTGGTTCCTGACTGCCGACCGGACATCCACTGCTACTAATACCGGATCATCCCATAAAACTACCCCGGCAGATATCCTGCCCGGGACCAGCAAAGCCTTACTCACACTGGCTGACGGGACCGTCATCACGCTTGACAGCGCCGCCAATGGCGCTATTGCACAGCAGGGAAGCGCCTCCATTGTCAAACTGGCCAACGGCGAACTCCGCTACGATACAAAAGGACAGGCTTCAGGCGGCGTAATGATCAATACCCTCAGTACGCCCCCAGGCGGCCAGTACCACCTGGTCCTGCCAGACGGCTCCAGGATCTGGCTCAACGCCGCTTCTTCCGTATCTTATCCTGCCAGCTTCACCGGTAAAGACCGGACCATCAGGATCACCGGCGAAGCCTACCTTGAAGTAGCGCTCAACAAGGCCAGCCCTTTCTTTGTAGATGTAAACGGCAAAACCAGCGTACAGGTGCTGGGGACCAGCTTTAACATCAACTCCTATGAAGAGGAAGGGACCATACGCACCACCCTGCTGGAAGGCAGCGTACGGGTTATCCCCGCAGCCACCACCACAGCGCCAGGCGCTGGCGGTAACGGAACCGCCCTGTTGCTGAAACCAGGGCAGCAGGCACAGGTAGCGCGGCAGACCCTTGCGGTCAGCATTGCTGACAATGTAGATGTTAACCAGACCATCGCCTGGAAGAACGGCCTTTTCAATTTCAATCATGCCGACCTGTCCACTATGATGCGTGAACTTTCCAGGTGGTATAATATTAAAGTGCTGTATGAGGGGGTTCTACCCGCAACCAGCATTGAAGGAAAGCTTAAAAGGGATGTCAAGTTATCCGTTGTGCTGCAATGGCTGTCAGACATGGGCATTAAAAGCAGACTGGATGACCGGACACTTACACTGAGCGCCGGTTAA
- a CDS encoding SDR family oxidoreductase yields the protein MNTNKKVAYITGGSKGIGYGVAKALLDNGFRVAISGRNEQAVKEAAASLSADAADVLALVSNVQDLASEQKAIEQVVSHFGQLDVLVANAGVGHFAPIDQLTTEQWNATIDTNLTGVFHSVKASIDPLKKSQGYIITIASLAGTNFFENASAYNASKFGLVGFTQAVMLDLRKYGIKVSTIMPGSVATEFNNHQPSEKDAWKIQPEDIGKLVVDLLNMNPRTLPSKIEVRPSMPGK from the coding sequence ATGAATACGAATAAAAAAGTAGCCTATATCACAGGCGGAAGTAAAGGAATAGGATATGGCGTGGCGAAAGCCTTGCTGGACAACGGTTTCAGGGTTGCCATTTCAGGACGGAATGAACAGGCAGTAAAGGAAGCGGCTGCTTCTTTATCAGCCGATGCCGCTGATGTCCTTGCCCTGGTCTCCAATGTACAGGACCTGGCCTCGGAACAAAAAGCCATTGAACAGGTGGTCAGCCATTTTGGCCAGCTGGATGTACTGGTGGCCAATGCAGGCGTTGGTCATTTTGCACCCATTGATCAGCTGACAACAGAACAATGGAATGCCACTATTGACACCAACCTGACCGGCGTGTTCCATAGTGTAAAGGCCAGCATTGATCCCCTGAAAAAAAGCCAGGGTTATATCATCACCATTGCCAGCCTGGCCGGCACCAATTTCTTTGAGAATGCCTCGGCCTATAATGCCAGCAAATTTGGCCTGGTAGGCTTTACACAGGCAGTGATGCTTGACTTACGCAAATACGGTATTAAAGTAAGCACCATTATGCCGGGTTCAGTAGCCACTGAATTCAACAATCACCAGCCTTCGGAAAAAGATGCCTGGAAGATCCAGCCCGAAGATATCGGTAAACTGGTAGTGGACCTGCTGAACATGAACCCGCGGACTTTGCCGAGCAAGATTGAGGTGAGGCCTTCCATGCCGGGAAAATAA
- a CDS encoding RNA polymerase sigma-70 factor has translation MNLLKASNEAAFTAIYNRYWDKLFSIASHTLGSAQEAEEVVHDVFLKLWRLRTTDPSIDNLPAYLATAVKYTVLNRLRANGRRKQLLEGWPAADTADNPMETSLREKELMDELALTIQQLPARCQFVFRLSREQQYSAKEIARELGVSVSTVDAHLGKALRTLRLHFHKLLFLFFLFA, from the coding sequence GTGAACTTGCTGAAAGCCAGCAATGAAGCTGCTTTTACAGCAATCTATAACAGGTACTGGGATAAATTGTTCAGCATCGCTTCCCATACCCTTGGCTCAGCACAAGAAGCAGAAGAAGTGGTGCATGATGTGTTCCTCAAACTCTGGCGCCTGCGTACTACGGATCCCTCCATTGATAATTTACCTGCCTACCTGGCCACTGCTGTCAAATACACAGTGCTCAACCGGCTGCGCGCCAATGGCCGCCGCAAACAGTTGCTGGAAGGATGGCCCGCTGCCGATACAGCAGATAATCCAATGGAGACCAGTCTGCGGGAAAAAGAGCTGATGGACGAGCTGGCCCTGACCATTCAGCAGCTGCCAGCCAGATGCCAGTTCGTTTTCCGGCTGAGCCGGGAACAGCAGTATTCCGCCAAAGAGATCGCCCGGGAGCTGGGTGTTTCTGTCAGCACCGTAGACGCCCACCTGGGCAAGGCCCTCCGTACGCTCCGCCTGCATTTCCACAAATTACTTTTCCTGTTTTTTCTCTTCGCCTGA
- a CDS encoding sigma-70 family RNA polymerase sigma factor — protein MDHPGTGQEDALFRRIAGGDTAALATAHGELKTRLLFYATRLGLGWEDAQEAVADSFIAVWHSRSQLQSDEHLRKLLYVSVRNRAFNSLKAQQRYERLLQEVEPGQEQENPLLSVDIIKAEMLHQLGQAMNNLPRECRRVFELAYHDQQSPAEIARLLNMNPATVRSQKRRALQLIRDWIASQAPAWTVAWALLSLPDNYYKKILDFFAR, from the coding sequence TTGGATCATCCCGGTACAGGACAGGAGGACGCATTATTCAGGCGGATTGCCGGCGGCGATACAGCTGCTTTGGCCACCGCACATGGCGAGCTGAAAACCCGCCTGCTGTTTTATGCTACCAGGTTGGGACTGGGCTGGGAAGACGCCCAGGAAGCCGTTGCAGACAGTTTTATCGCCGTCTGGCATTCCCGGTCGCAGCTGCAATCAGACGAGCACCTGCGCAAACTCCTGTATGTATCCGTCCGCAACCGGGCCTTCAACAGCTTAAAAGCGCAACAGCGCTATGAGCGCCTGCTACAGGAAGTGGAGCCCGGACAGGAACAGGAAAACCCATTGCTCAGCGTTGATATCATCAAAGCCGAGATGCTGCACCAGCTGGGCCAGGCCATGAACAACCTGCCCCGGGAATGCCGCCGTGTTTTTGAGCTGGCCTATCACGACCAGCAGAGCCCGGCCGAGATTGCGCGGCTGCTCAATATGAACCCGGCAACCGTACGCAGCCAGAAGCGCAGAGCGCTCCAGCTGATCAGGGACTGGATAGCCAGCCAGGCGCCAGCCTGGACGGTGGCCTGGGCCCTGCTATCACTTCCCGACAATTATTATAAAAAAATCCTGGACTTTTTTGCACGTTAG
- a CDS encoding thioredoxin family protein, translating into MKKIAILFACAVPFVAGAQTQTGIQFDDSPNWEQVKERSKRENKFIFVDCYATWCGPCKQMEKDVYVNDSVGNILNQSFISVKVQMDTSKKDGAYQVSWYEDAGKIARTYKVNSLPTYLFFSPEGELVHRDFGYKPKEDFLGIVAEAKDPARQYDKLYADYKAGKKEYATMPYLINKSKMLGDKEGFNLLLTDYYNHLSKMSTKKLYTKEHIEFVASTIDKSSRQLFSMFYPDGKRVDAVMDKKGYAGAVVSKLIEKEKTYPFLAAAAKEKVAEPEWAKLHEQIRASYGTAFADRNLLDAKILWYIERENSQLVTQYLNQKMVTYGSDTTDMGEDFRMNNMAFFMVLQDVSDTAELNKTIGWMYGVVNRAKTRTTAYHHSYWPMYLDTYANLLYKAGRTEEALKWQEEAIKGAEEMKNKGWIKEHTLNYEKMKKGEPTWRIKK; encoded by the coding sequence ATGAAGAAAATTGCAATTCTATTCGCATGTGCTGTTCCTTTTGTGGCAGGTGCCCAGACACAAACAGGTATCCAGTTTGATGACTCGCCTAACTGGGAACAGGTGAAAGAGAGATCGAAGCGGGAGAATAAGTTCATTTTTGTTGATTGTTATGCTACCTGGTGTGGCCCCTGCAAGCAAATGGAAAAAGACGTCTATGTGAACGATTCTGTGGGCAATATCCTCAATCAATCCTTCATCTCTGTAAAAGTGCAGATGGATACTTCTAAAAAAGACGGCGCCTACCAGGTCAGCTGGTATGAAGATGCGGGAAAAATTGCCAGGACCTATAAGGTGAACAGCCTGCCTACCTACCTGTTCTTCTCCCCGGAAGGCGAACTGGTACACCGGGATTTTGGCTACAAACCCAAAGAAGATTTCCTGGGTATAGTCGCTGAGGCCAAAGACCCTGCCCGTCAGTATGACAAGCTTTATGCAGACTACAAAGCAGGGAAAAAAGAGTATGCAACAATGCCCTACCTCATCAACAAGTCCAAAATGCTGGGTGATAAGGAAGGCTTTAACCTCCTGCTCACGGACTATTACAATCATTTGTCCAAAATGAGTACAAAGAAATTGTATACCAAAGAGCATATTGAATTTGTCGCCAGCACTATTGACAAATCCAGTCGCCAGCTGTTCAGCATGTTTTACCCTGATGGTAAACGTGTGGACGCCGTGATGGACAAAAAAGGCTATGCTGGTGCGGTTGTCAGCAAGCTGATAGAAAAAGAAAAAACGTATCCTTTCCTGGCTGCTGCCGCCAAAGAAAAAGTAGCAGAGCCGGAATGGGCTAAGCTGCATGAACAGATCAGGGCCAGCTACGGAACAGCTTTTGCTGACAGGAACCTGCTGGACGCAAAGATCCTCTGGTATATTGAAAGGGAAAATTCACAGCTGGTGACCCAATACCTGAACCAGAAGATGGTCACCTATGGATCGGATACCACCGATATGGGGGAGGATTTCCGTATGAACAATATGGCTTTCTTCATGGTGCTGCAGGATGTTTCAGATACTGCGGAATTGAATAAGACCATCGGGTGGATGTATGGGGTAGTGAACAGGGCAAAGACCCGTACCACCGCCTATCATCATAGCTATTGGCCTATGTATCTGGATACTTATGCCAACCTGTTATATAAGGCCGGCAGGACTGAAGAGGCGTTGAAATGGCAGGAAGAGGCTATCAAAGGCGCTGAGGAAATGAAAAACAAAGGCTGGATAAAAGAGCATACCCTGAACTATGAAAAGATGAAGAAGGGCGAACCCACCTGGCGGATCAAGAAATAA